The Impatiens glandulifera chromosome 3, dImpGla2.1, whole genome shotgun sequence genome contains a region encoding:
- the LOC124931242 gene encoding homeobox protein 2-like, which yields MGKKRKSVATSLDEVDRTMYSSFSSAANSLSQLYTQAMHQQKLTFQAGERHGLEKLYQWILRQHEGGSRLNTNDILSYLQSELDCHGEEPSRSPLQNPPNSQLTTNNTTGQGVTLVSSGSSDSGQGFPSKQNDQQPKNHVFSNALSSPVRRSLHIAQGGFYPPNGSQPSSRNNENNITNNNQNRDSNSYNSVDLSMDMHDSPDHESTY from the exons ATGGGGAAGAAAAGGAAGTCTGTCGCCACCAGCCTTGACGAAGTTGATCGAACCATGTATTCCTCCTTTAGCAGCGCCGCCAACTCCTTATCCCAGCTTTACACCCAGGCCATGCACCAACAAAAACTCACGTTTCAGGCCGGTGAACGCCATGGATTG GAAAAACTATATCAATGGATTCTGAGGCAACATGAAGGGGGGTCAAGACTAAACACCAATGATATACTCAGCTATCTTCAG AGTGAACTAGACTGTCATGGAGAGGAACCATCTAGAAGTCCACTTCAGAATCCACCAAATTCACAACTAACAACGAACAACACTACAGGCCAAGGTGTGACCCTAGTTTCTTCAGGCTCATCGGATTCTGGACAAGGTTTTCCTTCCAAGCAGAATGATCAACAACCGAAGAACCATGTTTTCTCCAATGCTCTATCGAGTCCAGTTCGGAGAAGCCTTCATATAGCTCAGGGAGGTTTTTATCCACCAAACGGGTCTCAACCCTCATCAAGGAACAATGAAAACAATATTACCAACAATAATCAGAACAGAGATTCAAATTCTTACAATTCTGTTGATTTGTCAATGGATATGCATGATAGTCCTGATCACGAGTCAACCTACTGA
- the LOC124931447 gene encoding protein GIGANTEA-like isoform X2, with protein MAKSCERWIDGLQFSSLFWPPPQDVLQRKAQVTAYVKYLGQFTSEQFPDDIAELIHNHYPSQQTRLFDEVLSIFVLHHPEHGHSVMLPIISCIIDGTVEYDRNSPPFSSFISLVCPSSENEYSEQWALACGEILRILTHYNRPIFKVDNQVSEIDKRDNGCNATTSDGGRSGVTSFSTKDDVQQERKPFRPLSPWITDILITAPLGIRSDYFRWCGGVMGKYAAGELKPPSTSASRGSGKHPQLIPSTPRWAVANGAGVILSVCDDEVARYETATLTAAAVPALLLPPPTTPMDEHLVAGLPALEPYACLFHRYYAIASPSATQRLLLGLLEAPPSWAPDALDAAVQLVELLRAAEDYASGMRLPRNWMHLHFLRAIGTAMSMRGGIAADAAAALLFRILSQPALLFPPLRQVEGVEVQYEHLDSYASSYKKQIEAPESEATIEATAQGIASMLCAHGPEVEWRICTIWEAAYGLIPLSSSVVDLPEIVVATPLQPPILSWNLYIPLLKVLEYLPRGSPSEACLMKIFVATVEAILHRTFPSEPSEEEFKKIRHLFSLGSASKNLSVAELRTMIHSLFLESCASVELASRLLFVVITVCVSHDAQINRTKKHKDEYNFPLNGSIEELQIVYDKQKNARIKKARKQGPVATFDSYVLAAVCALSYELQLFPLISKARYNLDAVKTAKVNVSSNEVKGSIESAIRHTHRMLAILEALFSLKPSSVGTSWGYSSNEIVAAAMVAAHISELFKRSKTCMRSLSLFMRCKWDSEIYSRASSLYNLIDLHRKTVASIANKAEPLEANLMHAPVWKDCHAASGRKQNVGSPPLEQKQISESHSSTEGWGNRMGKGIAAFLFDASDLANFLTMDRHIGINSSAQILLRSVLAEKQELCFSVVSLLWHKLIAAPETQPSAESTSAQQGWRQVVDALCNIVSASPAKAAAAVVLQAERELQPWIAKDDDQGQKMWRINQRIVKMIAELMRNHNIPESLVILSSALDLLLRATDGMLVDGEACTLPQLELLEATARAIQPVLQWGESGLAVADGLSNLLKCRLPATIRCLSHPSAHVRALSISVLRDISHCGTTTIQSDPNYMDVVGSNNNNNNTNWQACIEKCLTWEAHNRVTNGMPLRFLDTAAKELGCTMSIL; from the exons ATGGCTAAATCATGTGAGAGGTGGATTGATGGTCTTCAATTCTCATCTCTTTTCTGGCCTCCTCCTCAAGACGTGTTGCAGAGGAAG GCCCAAGTTACAGCTTATGTGAAGTACTTAGGTCAGTTCACATCAGAACAATTTCCTGATGACATAGCTGAG CTAATCCACAACCATTATCCGTCCCAGCAAACACGTCTTTTTGATGAAGTTTTAT CAATTTTTGTTCTTCATCATCCGGAACATGGACATTCTGTCATGCTTCCTATCATATCATGTATCATTGACGGTACGGTGGAATATGATAGGAATTCTCCTCCATTTTCTTCGTTCATATCCTTAGTTTGCCCAAGTAGTGAG AATGAATACTCTGAACAGTGGGCTCTAGCATGTGGAGagattttaagaatattaactCATTACAATCGCCCAATCTTTAAGGTTGACAACCAAGTTAGTGAAATAGATAAAAGGGACAATGGCTGCAATGCAACAACAAGTGATGGTGGTAGAAGTGGTGTAACCAGCTTCTCCACAAAGGATGATGTACAGCAAGAGAGAAAACCGTTTCGCCCCTTATCTCCTTGGATTACAGACATATTGATTACTGCGCCTCTGGGAATTAGAAGTGACTATTTCCGCTG GTGTGGAGGTGTGATGGGAAAATATGCTGCTGGAGAACTCAAGCCTCCTTCAACAT CCGCTTCTCGTGGATCAGGAAAACATCCCCAGCTTATACCATCAACCCCTAGATGGGCTGTTGCTAACGGTGCAGGCGTGATATTAAGTGTTTGTGATGATGAAGTTGCTCGTTACGAGACTGCAACCTTAACAGCGGCTGCTGTTCCTGCACTTCTACTTCCGCCTCCAACAACTCCAATGGATGAGCATCTTGTTGCAGGGTTACCTGCTCTTGAACCATATGCATGCTTGTTCCATCG GTATTATGCAATTGCTAGTCCAAGTGCCACCCAAAGGCTTCTACTTGGATTACTAGAAGCACCTCCATCTTGGGCTCCAGATGCACTTGACGCCGCTGTACAACTGGTGGAACTTCTAAGAGCTGCAGAAGATTATGCATCTGGAATGCGG cTTCCAAGGAACTGGATGCATTTGCATTTCTTGCGTGCAATTGGGACAGCAATGTCCATGAGAGGAGGTATTGCTGCAGATGCGGCAGCAGCTCTGCTCTTTCGCATACTTTCACAGCCTGCTTTGCTTTTTCCTCCACTGAGGCAAGTTGAAGGAGTTGAAGTTCAGTATGAACATTTGGATAGCTATGCCTCATCCTACAAAAAGCAG ATAGAAGCACCAGAATCCGAGGCAACTATTGAAGCAACTGCCCAAGGGATAGCATCAATGCTGTGTGCTCATGGGCCTGAAGTCGAATGGAGAATATGTACCATTTGGGAAGCTGCTTATGGACTTATTCCTTTAAGTTCTTCAGTTGTTGATCTTCCCGAAATCGTGGTTGCAACCCCATTGCAACCTCCAATTCTATCCTGGAACTTGTATATACCTCTTCTTAAGGTCTTGGAGTATCTTCCTCGTGGAAGTCCATCTGAAGCATGTCTAATGAAGATATTTGTTGCCACTGTTGAAGCCATTCTTCATAGGACATTCCCATCAGAGCCTTCTGAAGAAGAGTTTAAGAAAATTAGACACTTATTTAGCCTGGGATCTGCATCAAAAAATCTTTCCGTGGCAGAACTTCGTACGATGATTCATTCATTATTTCTAGAATCATGTGCCTCTGTGGAGTTGGCTTCGCGTTTACTTTTTGTTGTCATAACTGTGTGCGTCAGCCATGATGCTCAAATCAATCGAACCAAAAAACATAAGGATGAATACAACTTCCCTCTTAATGGATCCATTGAGGAGTTGCAAATAGTTTACGATAAGCAGAAGAATGCGAGAATTAAAAAGGCAAGAAAACAAGGTCCTGTGGCCACATTCGACTCTTATGTACTTGCAGCTGTTTGTGCTCTTTCCTATGAACTTCAATTATTTCCATTGATCTCAAAAGCGAGATACAATTTGGATGCTGTAAAGACGGCAAAGGTTAATGTTTCTTCAAATGAGGTAAAAGGTAGTATAGAATCTGCTATTCGTCATACCCACAGGATGCTGGCAATTTTGGAGGCACTTTTTTCACTTAAACCGTCTTCTGTTGGGACATCATGGGGTTACAGTTCTAACGAAATAGTAGCAGCAGCCATGGTTGCTGCTCATATTTCCGAACTCTTCAAACGATCGAAAACTTGCATGagatctctctctttatttatgcGGTGCAAGTGGGATAGTGAAATCTATTCAAGGGCTTCATCACTTTACAACCTGATTGATTTACACAGAAAAACTGTTGCGTCAATTGCTAACAAAGCCGAACCTTTGGAAGCTAACCTGATGCATGCACCAGTCTGGAAAGATTGTCATGCTGCTAGTGGAAGAAAGCAGAATGTGGGATCGCCTCCGTtagaacaaaaacaaatttccgAGTCACATTCATCAACTGAAGGCTGGGGAAACAGAATGGGTAAAGGCATTGCAGCTTTCTTGTTTGATGCTTCGGATTTGGCCAATTTCCTCACCATGGATAGACATATTGGAATTAATTCCAGTGCACAAATTCTATTGAGGTCAGTACTGGCTGAGAAACAGGAACTTTGTTTCTCTGTGGTTTCATTGCTGTGGCACAAATTGATTGCTGCCCCTGAAACTCAACCCAGTGCAGAAAGCACTTCGGCACAGCAAGGATGGAGGCAG GTAGTTGATGCTTTATGCAACATTGTGTCAGCATCACCTGCAAAAGCTGCTGCGGCCGTGGTTCTCCAG GCAGAAAGGGAATTGCAGCCATGGATAGCTAAAGATGATGATCAAGGGCAAAAAATGTGGAGAATAAATCAGCGGATTGTGAAAATGATCGCAGAGCTAATGAGAAATCACAACATCCCAGAATCATTGGTAATATTGTCCAGTGCATTGGATCTTCTGCTTAGAGCAACAGACGGGATGCTTGTGGATGGAGAAGCATGCACTTTACCTCAACTGGAG CTTCTGGAAGCAACAGCTAGAGCAATTCAACCTGTTCTTCAATGGGGGGAGTCTGGATTAGCAGTTGCAGATGGTCTTTCAAATCTGTTAAAG TGTCGTCTACCAGCTACAATCCGATGCCTTTCTCATCCGAGTGCCCATGTTCGGGCTCTTAGCATATCAGTTCTAAGGGATATTTCGCATTGCGGCACAACAACAATACAATCCGATCCCAATTATATGGATGTGGTCGgaagcaacaacaacaacaacaacactaACTGGCAAGCATGTATAGAAAAGTGTTTAACTTGGGAAGCTCACAACCGCGTCACAAACGGAATGCCCCTTAGGTTTTTGGACACTGCTGCCAAGGAACTAGGATGTACCATGTCCATATTATAA
- the LOC124931447 gene encoding protein GIGANTEA-like isoform X1: MAKSCERWIDGLQFSSLFWPPPQDVLQRKAQVTAYVKYLGQFTSEQFPDDIAELIHNHYPSQQTRLFDEVLSIFVLHHPEHGHSVMLPIISCIIDGTVEYDRNSPPFSSFISLVCPSSENEYSEQWALACGEILRILTHYNRPIFKVDNQVSEIDKRDNGCNATTSDGGRSGVTSFSTKDDVQQERKPFRPLSPWITDILITAPLGIRSDYFRWCGGVMGKYAAGELKPPSTSASRGSGKHPQLIPSTPRWAVANGAGVILSVCDDEVARYETATLTAAAVPALLLPPPTTPMDEHLVAGLPALEPYACLFHRYYAIASPSATQRLLLGLLEAPPSWAPDALDAAVQLVELLRAAEDYASGMRLPRNWMHLHFLRAIGTAMSMRGGIAADAAAALLFRILSQPALLFPPLRQVEGVEVQYEHLDSYASSYKKQIEAPESEATIEATAQGIASMLCAHGPEVEWRICTIWEAAYGLIPLSSSVVDLPEIVVATPLQPPILSWNLYIPLLKVLEYLPRGSPSEACLMKIFVATVEAILHRTFPSEPSEEEFKKIRHLFSLGSASKNLSVAELRTMIHSLFLESCASVELASRLLFVVITVCVSHDAQINRTKKHKDEYNFPLNGSIEELQIVYDKQKNARIKKARKQGPVATFDSYVLAAVCALSYELQLFPLISKARYNLDAVKTAKVNVSSNEVKGSIESAIRHTHRMLAILEALFSLKPSSVGTSWGYSSNEIVAAAMVAAHISELFKRSKTCMRSLSLFMRCKWDSEIYSRASSLYNLIDLHRKTVASIANKAEPLEANLMHAPVWKDCHAASGRKQNVGSPPLEQKQISESHSSTEGWGNRMGKGIAAFLFDASDLANFLTMDRHIGINSSAQILLRSVLAEKQELCFSVVSLLWHKLIAAPETQPSAESTSAQQGWRQVVDALCNIVSASPAKAAAAVVLQVDFVQLVNYFNCFTLPVYVIHVLKFSLFNRLYFDCVWQAERELQPWIAKDDDQGQKMWRINQRIVKMIAELMRNHNIPESLVILSSALDLLLRATDGMLVDGEACTLPQLELLEATARAIQPVLQWGESGLAVADGLSNLLKCRLPATIRCLSHPSAHVRALSISVLRDISHCGTTTIQSDPNYMDVVGSNNNNNNTNWQACIEKCLTWEAHNRVTNGMPLRFLDTAAKELGCTMSIL, translated from the exons ATGGCTAAATCATGTGAGAGGTGGATTGATGGTCTTCAATTCTCATCTCTTTTCTGGCCTCCTCCTCAAGACGTGTTGCAGAGGAAG GCCCAAGTTACAGCTTATGTGAAGTACTTAGGTCAGTTCACATCAGAACAATTTCCTGATGACATAGCTGAG CTAATCCACAACCATTATCCGTCCCAGCAAACACGTCTTTTTGATGAAGTTTTAT CAATTTTTGTTCTTCATCATCCGGAACATGGACATTCTGTCATGCTTCCTATCATATCATGTATCATTGACGGTACGGTGGAATATGATAGGAATTCTCCTCCATTTTCTTCGTTCATATCCTTAGTTTGCCCAAGTAGTGAG AATGAATACTCTGAACAGTGGGCTCTAGCATGTGGAGagattttaagaatattaactCATTACAATCGCCCAATCTTTAAGGTTGACAACCAAGTTAGTGAAATAGATAAAAGGGACAATGGCTGCAATGCAACAACAAGTGATGGTGGTAGAAGTGGTGTAACCAGCTTCTCCACAAAGGATGATGTACAGCAAGAGAGAAAACCGTTTCGCCCCTTATCTCCTTGGATTACAGACATATTGATTACTGCGCCTCTGGGAATTAGAAGTGACTATTTCCGCTG GTGTGGAGGTGTGATGGGAAAATATGCTGCTGGAGAACTCAAGCCTCCTTCAACAT CCGCTTCTCGTGGATCAGGAAAACATCCCCAGCTTATACCATCAACCCCTAGATGGGCTGTTGCTAACGGTGCAGGCGTGATATTAAGTGTTTGTGATGATGAAGTTGCTCGTTACGAGACTGCAACCTTAACAGCGGCTGCTGTTCCTGCACTTCTACTTCCGCCTCCAACAACTCCAATGGATGAGCATCTTGTTGCAGGGTTACCTGCTCTTGAACCATATGCATGCTTGTTCCATCG GTATTATGCAATTGCTAGTCCAAGTGCCACCCAAAGGCTTCTACTTGGATTACTAGAAGCACCTCCATCTTGGGCTCCAGATGCACTTGACGCCGCTGTACAACTGGTGGAACTTCTAAGAGCTGCAGAAGATTATGCATCTGGAATGCGG cTTCCAAGGAACTGGATGCATTTGCATTTCTTGCGTGCAATTGGGACAGCAATGTCCATGAGAGGAGGTATTGCTGCAGATGCGGCAGCAGCTCTGCTCTTTCGCATACTTTCACAGCCTGCTTTGCTTTTTCCTCCACTGAGGCAAGTTGAAGGAGTTGAAGTTCAGTATGAACATTTGGATAGCTATGCCTCATCCTACAAAAAGCAG ATAGAAGCACCAGAATCCGAGGCAACTATTGAAGCAACTGCCCAAGGGATAGCATCAATGCTGTGTGCTCATGGGCCTGAAGTCGAATGGAGAATATGTACCATTTGGGAAGCTGCTTATGGACTTATTCCTTTAAGTTCTTCAGTTGTTGATCTTCCCGAAATCGTGGTTGCAACCCCATTGCAACCTCCAATTCTATCCTGGAACTTGTATATACCTCTTCTTAAGGTCTTGGAGTATCTTCCTCGTGGAAGTCCATCTGAAGCATGTCTAATGAAGATATTTGTTGCCACTGTTGAAGCCATTCTTCATAGGACATTCCCATCAGAGCCTTCTGAAGAAGAGTTTAAGAAAATTAGACACTTATTTAGCCTGGGATCTGCATCAAAAAATCTTTCCGTGGCAGAACTTCGTACGATGATTCATTCATTATTTCTAGAATCATGTGCCTCTGTGGAGTTGGCTTCGCGTTTACTTTTTGTTGTCATAACTGTGTGCGTCAGCCATGATGCTCAAATCAATCGAACCAAAAAACATAAGGATGAATACAACTTCCCTCTTAATGGATCCATTGAGGAGTTGCAAATAGTTTACGATAAGCAGAAGAATGCGAGAATTAAAAAGGCAAGAAAACAAGGTCCTGTGGCCACATTCGACTCTTATGTACTTGCAGCTGTTTGTGCTCTTTCCTATGAACTTCAATTATTTCCATTGATCTCAAAAGCGAGATACAATTTGGATGCTGTAAAGACGGCAAAGGTTAATGTTTCTTCAAATGAGGTAAAAGGTAGTATAGAATCTGCTATTCGTCATACCCACAGGATGCTGGCAATTTTGGAGGCACTTTTTTCACTTAAACCGTCTTCTGTTGGGACATCATGGGGTTACAGTTCTAACGAAATAGTAGCAGCAGCCATGGTTGCTGCTCATATTTCCGAACTCTTCAAACGATCGAAAACTTGCATGagatctctctctttatttatgcGGTGCAAGTGGGATAGTGAAATCTATTCAAGGGCTTCATCACTTTACAACCTGATTGATTTACACAGAAAAACTGTTGCGTCAATTGCTAACAAAGCCGAACCTTTGGAAGCTAACCTGATGCATGCACCAGTCTGGAAAGATTGTCATGCTGCTAGTGGAAGAAAGCAGAATGTGGGATCGCCTCCGTtagaacaaaaacaaatttccgAGTCACATTCATCAACTGAAGGCTGGGGAAACAGAATGGGTAAAGGCATTGCAGCTTTCTTGTTTGATGCTTCGGATTTGGCCAATTTCCTCACCATGGATAGACATATTGGAATTAATTCCAGTGCACAAATTCTATTGAGGTCAGTACTGGCTGAGAAACAGGAACTTTGTTTCTCTGTGGTTTCATTGCTGTGGCACAAATTGATTGCTGCCCCTGAAACTCAACCCAGTGCAGAAAGCACTTCGGCACAGCAAGGATGGAGGCAG GTAGTTGATGCTTTATGCAACATTGTGTCAGCATCACCTGCAAAAGCTGCTGCGGCCGTGGTTCTCCAGGTAGATTTTGTTCAACTTGTGaactattttaattgttttaccTTACCCGTATATGTAATTCATGTGTTAAAATTTTCACTTTTTAATCGCTTGTATTTTGATTGTGTTTGGCAGGCAGAAAGGGAATTGCAGCCATGGATAGCTAAAGATGATGATCAAGGGCAAAAAATGTGGAGAATAAATCAGCGGATTGTGAAAATGATCGCAGAGCTAATGAGAAATCACAACATCCCAGAATCATTGGTAATATTGTCCAGTGCATTGGATCTTCTGCTTAGAGCAACAGACGGGATGCTTGTGGATGGAGAAGCATGCACTTTACCTCAACTGGAG CTTCTGGAAGCAACAGCTAGAGCAATTCAACCTGTTCTTCAATGGGGGGAGTCTGGATTAGCAGTTGCAGATGGTCTTTCAAATCTGTTAAAG TGTCGTCTACCAGCTACAATCCGATGCCTTTCTCATCCGAGTGCCCATGTTCGGGCTCTTAGCATATCAGTTCTAAGGGATATTTCGCATTGCGGCACAACAACAATACAATCCGATCCCAATTATATGGATGTGGTCGgaagcaacaacaacaacaacaacactaACTGGCAAGCATGTATAGAAAAGTGTTTAACTTGGGAAGCTCACAACCGCGTCACAAACGGAATGCCCCTTAGGTTTTTGGACACTGCTGCCAAGGAACTAGGATGTACCATGTCCATATTATAA